A genome region from Fusarium musae strain F31 chromosome 5, whole genome shotgun sequence includes the following:
- a CDS encoding hypothetical protein (EggNog:ENOG41), translating into MVRHRAGSSRGGSFESDRPSSERRLGNRQPEAQEGGEPPREVELLNQDAAEQPDAPRIGPQPDNEITSFPRLDGSSDGDNPSNDVSQQDPPQRGTGIAPQANDTQTNIGNTSNNVSQQGAPQHGTPKPRSRRESHSTTAGPYAPLLLRDLLESNSSSSASASQANDTQTNAGSPSNDVESASGSSDGDPQANGCNPSKDVESTGADGAQQANNTRTNRAQKSSGSKRGQDSIMSEREKEVLYLMALLR; encoded by the exons ATGGT aagaCACCGTGCCGGGTCAAGCCGTGGCGGATCATTCGAGAGCGACAGGCCAAGCTCGGAGCGAAGGCTCGGCAACAGGCAGCCAGAGGCTCAGGAGGGCGGCGAACCTCCGCGAGAGGTCGAGTTGCTAAACCAAGATGCTGCTGAGCAGCCAGATGCTCCCCGAATCGGCCCTCAGCCAGACAACGAGATAACGTCATTCCCCCGGCTCGATGGAAGCTCAGACGGCGACAACCCCTCAAATGATGTCTCTCAACAAGACCCCCCTCAGCGTGGCACTGGCATTGCTCCGCAGGCCAACGACACTCAGACGAATATCGGCAACACTTCAAATAATGTCTCGCAGCAAGGCGCCCCTCAGCATGGCACCCCTAAACCACGCAGCAGACGAGAGTCACACAGCACCACAGCAGGTCCATACGCTCCATTACTATTACGTGATCTTCTGGAAAGCAACTCAAGTTCTTCAGCTAGTGCTTCGCAGGCCAACGACACTCAGACGAATGCCGGCAGCCCTTCAAATGATGTGGAAAGCGCCAGCGGTTCTTCAGATGGTGATCCTCAGGCGAATGGCTGCAACCCTTCAAAAGATGTGGAAAGTACCGGCGCAGACGGTGCTCAGCAGGCCAACAACACTCGGACGAATAGGGCTCAGAAAAGCAGTGGTTCGAAACGCGGCCAAGATTCGATTATGTccgagagagaaaaagaggtGCTATACCTTATGGCTCTACTCCGTTG
- a CDS encoding hypothetical protein (EggNog:ENOG41) has product MPHPRIPGFAAMKRADQGAKQETRPESQNKGVTLVESLALRSVTTEKTSGLRLVNNSPGGGHQENVVAKVPGLAGTYAAVIDNPDSLIKAYRILPRGRISVIFAVPPNGPGASMTSTEIPWSALKAGEDEAAATPDTPENESNDDQALDDGEAVFDDDETVVGEDHSLKKGAREEDTETSAQPTTTTTAPATEPEVPYPDLLGLFI; this is encoded by the coding sequence ATGCCGCACCCCCGTATCCCCGGATTCGCGGCCATGAAGCGTGCTGACCAAGGCGCCAAGCAAGAAACCCGCCCCGAGTCTCAAAACAAAGGAGTTACTCTTGTTGAGAGTTTGGCACTTCGCAGTGTCACGACAGAAAAGACTTCCGGTCTCAGACTCGTGAACAATTCTCCTGGTGGCGGGCACCAGGAGAACGTCGTTGCCAAAGTCCCTGGCCTCGCGGGGACTTATGCCGCGGTCATAGACAACCCCGACAGCCTCATAAAGGCATACAGAATACTCCCGCGAGGCAGAATCAGCGTGATCTTTGCTGTGCCCCCGAACGGGCCGGGGGCCAGTATGACCTCCACCGAGATTCCGTGGTCGGCACTGAAGGCCGGAGAGGACGAAGCCGCCGCCACACCAGACACACCAGAGAACGAAAGCAACGACGACCAAGCCCTCGACGACGGCGAGGCTGtttttgatgatgacgagaccGTCGTCGGAGAGGATCACAGCCTTAAGAAGGGGGCTCGTGAAGAGGACACCGAAACCTCTGCTCAGCCaactaccaccaccaccgcgcCCGCGACCGAACCGGAGGTGCCCTACCCAGACTTGCTGGGATTATTCATTTAA